A genomic segment from Microcoleus sp. FACHB-672 encodes:
- a CDS encoding metallophosphoesterase family protein, producing the protein MRIIHTADWHLGRRLRGIDRTPEIAAALQQLLKQAIAEEVDAVLIAGDIFDVPNPPAYAERIAYRFFCDLQEAGIPAIAIAGNHDSHARIDSIAQLLSLAGVRALGKPRTAADGGSMTLNTKSGKLCVGAMPFASEQRLLDADALWHADDVERRQSYREVVAYLLEDLASDFRDNTVNVLMGHMSVDGARIAHSEVPYYTRDKYLLSSQALPAAAQYMALGHIHIHQRIAANSPAYYSGSLIQLDFGEAEQQKGFCLISVEPGSKPAVEFKPLLAHKPLKVIQCHIDTLDETLEAHQYHPGYLKVIVQMESPSMGLADRVRQICPQALLVEPRYSEVPQERQKRAVNIDPNHFEPAEEFFNYYQSRLGLTPKSSVLEEFSNLYNKQKETNLSN; encoded by the coding sequence ATGCGAATAATTCACACCGCTGACTGGCATCTCGGACGTCGGCTTAGAGGCATTGATCGCACGCCAGAAATTGCCGCCGCATTGCAACAACTTTTAAAACAGGCGATTGCGGAAGAGGTCGATGCTGTGCTAATTGCGGGAGATATTTTTGATGTCCCGAACCCGCCGGCGTATGCTGAACGAATTGCTTATCGATTTTTTTGTGATTTGCAAGAAGCCGGCATTCCTGCCATTGCGATTGCCGGTAATCATGACAGTCACGCCCGGATTGATAGTATTGCTCAACTGCTTTCGCTTGCCGGTGTTCGGGCTTTAGGCAAGCCTCGCACGGCTGCTGATGGCGGCAGTATGACACTTAACACAAAGAGCGGTAAACTTTGTGTCGGAGCCATGCCGTTTGCTTCAGAACAAAGGCTGCTGGATGCGGATGCTTTATGGCACGCTGATGATGTGGAGCGGCGCCAAAGTTATCGAGAAGTTGTGGCTTATCTCCTCGAAGATTTAGCGAGTGATTTTAGGGATAATACCGTTAATGTTCTGATGGGACACATGAGCGTTGACGGTGCCAGAATTGCCCATTCAGAAGTTCCTTATTACACCCGAGATAAATATCTTCTTTCATCACAAGCCTTGCCGGCAGCCGCTCAATACATGGCACTTGGTCACATTCACATCCATCAGCGCATTGCTGCAAATTCACCAGCTTATTATTCGGGTTCTCTGATTCAATTAGATTTTGGAGAAGCTGAGCAGCAAAAAGGATTTTGTTTGATTTCAGTTGAGCCTGGATCTAAGCCAGCAGTCGAGTTTAAACCGCTATTAGCGCACAAGCCTTTAAAGGTGATTCAATGTCACATTGATACGCTAGATGAGACCTTAGAAGCGCATCAATATCATCCAGGATATTTAAAGGTCATTGTGCAGATGGAGAGTCCTAGTATGGGACTGGCGGATCGAGTACGCCAAATCTGTCCGCAAGCGCTGTTAGTTGAACCGCGCTATTCAGAAGTGCCGCAAGAACGCCAGAAAAGGGCGGTTAATATTGACCCGAATCACTTTGAGCCGGCAGAGGAATTTTTCAACTATTATCAGAGTCGGCTGGGTTTAACACCTAAATCTTCAGTTTTGGAGGAATTTAGTAATTTATATAACAAACAAAAAGAAACTAACCTGTCTAATTAA
- a CDS encoding cofactor assembly of complex C subunit B, with amino-acid sequence MNPPILSSTFLLTLLLAVGLFFFIRASVKDRTEEVKLFSEQAEDSLLSELRQYFSQRAYRVAAVDAAQNQVTFEGYVRPSWFLAIFLTLLAAVGILCLALILSVVFPQIGRVFLGLLLLAPASGYFYWQKAGRTEKVSVKVETAAGVEPGMQSAIAIKAHRDEIAEMQRALPLKIGRD; translated from the coding sequence ATGAATCCTCCGATTCTTTCATCGACATTCCTGCTGACATTGCTGTTGGCAGTTGGTTTGTTTTTCTTTATTCGAGCCTCTGTCAAAGACAGAACCGAGGAAGTCAAACTCTTTTCTGAGCAAGCAGAAGATTCTCTTTTAAGTGAGTTGCGCCAGTATTTCTCCCAACGCGCCTACCGAGTTGCGGCAGTGGATGCGGCACAGAACCAAGTCACGTTTGAAGGATATGTCCGTCCGAGTTGGTTTTTGGCAATCTTTTTAACGCTGCTGGCGGCAGTTGGCATTCTCTGTCTAGCACTGATTTTGTCGGTGGTGTTTCCCCAGATCGGGCGCGTTTTTCTAGGATTGCTGCTTCTGGCACCGGCATCTGGATATTTTTACTGGCAAAAAGCTGGGCGCACAGAGAAAGTGTCTGTGAAAGTTGAAACGGCTGCCGGTGTTGAACCGGGGATGCAAAGTGCGATCGCAATTAAAGCCCATCGAGATGAAATTGCTGAAATGCAACGGGCTTTGCCTTTAAAAATCGGTCGGGATTAA
- a CDS encoding PadR family transcriptional regulator: MKIEDIYQFFRDPPPVYLNKELAVCYVLSILLQGDSCGTLLIQKLETKYPNYRLSDTVLYSALKFLEDEGAVSSYWKKVEGRGRPRRMYLVSPQWQSQAKELASLWQKYADGQIYRPDI; the protein is encoded by the coding sequence ATGAAAATTGAGGACATTTATCAATTTTTTCGAGATCCTCCTCCCGTCTATTTGAATAAGGAACTGGCGGTGTGTTATGTCTTGTCCATTTTGTTGCAGGGAGACTCCTGCGGTACACTACTAATTCAAAAGCTAGAGACGAAGTACCCAAATTACCGGCTGTCTGACACAGTGCTGTACAGCGCTCTTAAATTCCTCGAAGACGAAGGGGCGGTATCGAGTTATTGGAAAAAAGTTGAAGGACGGGGACGCCCTAGACGGATGTACTTAGTTTCGCCGCAGTGGCAGTCTCAGGCGAAGGAATTAGCCAGTCTTTGGCAGAAATACGCGGATGGGCAGATATATCGCCCTGATATTTAA
- the asnS gene encoding asparagine--tRNA ligase: protein MVTRRIAEILRNGQPDEPATIQGWVRTKRELKEFTFVEVNDGSSMANLQVVLNPDLPAYEEYLKKLNTGASVEVIGSLVASPAKGQRIELTASEIKVYGEADPETYPLQKKRHSFEFLRTIGHLRARTNTLGAVFRVRNACATAIHEFFQERGFLWVHTPIITGSDCEGAGEMFSVTGLNLKQIPRTDQQEVDYSQDFFGKPAYLTVSGQLEAEVMAMAFSDVYTFGPTFRAENSNTSRHLAEFWMVEPEMAFCDLEGNMDLAEAFLKHIFKSVLENCPEDMEFFNQRIDNSVLATADNIINNQFERITYTDAIALLEKADRQFEYPATWGVDLQSEHERYLAEELFKKPTIVTDYPVGIKAFYMRLNDDEKTVRAMDVLAPKIGEIIGGSQREERLDILERRIQAQGMNPEELWWYLDLRRYGTVPHAGFGLGFERLVQFMTGMGNIRDVIPFPRAPLSIEF, encoded by the coding sequence ATGGTAACTCGACGCATTGCAGAAATATTGCGAAATGGCCAACCTGATGAGCCGGCAACCATTCAAGGTTGGGTACGCACCAAACGAGAATTGAAAGAATTTACCTTTGTCGAGGTCAATGATGGGTCATCAATGGCCAACCTGCAAGTCGTACTCAATCCAGATTTGCCGGCTTATGAAGAATACCTCAAAAAGCTCAACACCGGCGCATCCGTAGAAGTCATCGGCAGCTTAGTCGCCTCCCCCGCCAAAGGGCAGCGAATTGAGCTAACAGCCTCAGAGATCAAGGTTTATGGCGAAGCCGATCCCGAAACCTATCCTCTCCAGAAAAAACGCCACTCCTTTGAATTTCTGCGTACAATTGGCCATTTACGCGCACGCACTAACACTCTAGGCGCAGTTTTCCGAGTCCGCAACGCCTGTGCCACCGCCATTCACGAGTTTTTTCAAGAACGGGGTTTCCTGTGGGTACACACGCCCATTATCACCGGCAGTGACTGCGAAGGTGCCGGTGAAATGTTTAGCGTCACAGGCTTAAACCTCAAGCAGATCCCCCGCACCGATCAACAAGAAGTAGACTATTCCCAAGACTTTTTTGGCAAGCCGGCTTATTTAACCGTCAGCGGACAACTAGAAGCCGAAGTGATGGCAATGGCTTTTAGCGATGTCTACACCTTTGGTCCAACTTTCCGCGCGGAAAACTCCAACACCTCGCGGCACTTAGCAGAATTTTGGATGGTTGAGCCAGAAATGGCCTTCTGCGATCTCGAAGGAAATATGGATTTAGCTGAGGCGTTCCTGAAGCACATCTTCAAATCCGTGTTGGAAAACTGCCCTGAAGATATGGAGTTTTTCAACCAGCGGATTGACAATTCAGTTCTCGCCACTGCTGACAATATTATCAATAATCAGTTTGAGCGCATCACCTATACAGATGCGATCGCATTGCTAGAAAAAGCAGACCGGCAATTTGAGTATCCCGCCACCTGGGGTGTAGATTTGCAGTCAGAACACGAGCGCTATCTCGCTGAAGAATTATTCAAAAAACCGACAATTGTTACAGATTATCCAGTAGGGATCAAAGCATTCTATATGCGTTTGAACGATGATGAGAAAACCGTTCGGGCAATGGATGTCCTCGCTCCCAAAATAGGAGAAATTATTGGCGGATCACAGCGGGAAGAACGGCTAGACATTTTAGAACGACGGATTCAAGCTCAAGGGATGAATCCAGAGGAATTATGGTGGTATCTCGATCTGCGCCGGTATGGGACAGTGCCTCACGCCGGCTTTGGATTGGGCTTTGAACGCTTGGTGCAATTTATGACCGGCATGGGCAATATCCGCGATGTGATTCCCTTCCCCAGAGCACCCTTAAGTATCGAGTTTTAA
- a CDS encoding DUF2203 domain-containing protein: MNSTPEPSSSDPAHSASNNPEEQDFEQALLETESYLQALKERYQQIQQDRSRQAELQQQQKQIKKEMRQDRSRQLQADLRRIQEELETIELNLESSLFTWGTLKEPFWQAVRFGGLGIVVGWILKSCTG, translated from the coding sequence ATGAACTCCACTCCTGAACCCTCCTCCAGTGATCCCGCGCACTCCGCCTCAAACAACCCAGAGGAGCAAGACTTTGAGCAAGCGCTGTTAGAAACTGAAAGCTATCTTCAAGCGCTCAAAGAACGTTATCAGCAAATTCAGCAAGATCGCAGCCGGCAGGCAGAACTTCAGCAACAGCAAAAGCAAATTAAGAAAGAAATGCGGCAAGATCGCAGCCGGCAACTACAAGCCGACTTGCGGCGAATTCAAGAAGAACTCGAAACCATAGAACTTAACCTAGAAAGTAGCCTATTTACTTGGGGCACCCTCAAAGAACCCTTTTGGCAAGCCGTGCGCTTCGGAGGACTCGGCATTGTTGTAGGCTGGATATTAAAATCTTGTACGGGATAG
- a CDS encoding DUF6439 family protein: MPDSTPTRAIVSAGLESPRTGNLQEFSTLELAQTLAERLAITEKDWHRLKSNRLARAREQVAAALVFLLKDNPEEAIVRLQQAVGWLDRSISAPPCPTHGHKREQ; encoded by the coding sequence ATGCCTGACTCTACGCCCACTCGCGCCATCGTTTCTGCCGGTTTAGAGAGTCCTCGCACCGGAAACTTACAAGAATTTAGCACTTTGGAATTAGCCCAAACACTGGCAGAGCGGCTGGCCATCACTGAAAAAGATTGGCACCGATTAAAGTCTAACCGCCTCGCGCGGGCACGTGAGCAAGTCGCCGCCGCTCTTGTATTTCTGCTTAAAGACAACCCGGAGGAAGCGATCGTGAGGCTTCAGCAAGCCGTTGGCTGGTTAGATCGCTCGATATCGGCACCGCCTTGCCCGACTCATGGCCACAAGCGGGAACAATAA
- a CDS encoding ATP-binding protein codes for MIAISIRPQERTLGTISFASTLYLCPILELLLAEIPEQWQAELRLGLQEALINAAKHGNKLDPSKTVAVRFSAIADQYWWTITDQGDGFTPPSCNCPTEYNDQLPCEEGECGRGLFILYQIFDQVHWNSEGTELRVCKKVGSRSRLPLVS; via the coding sequence GTGATTGCTATCTCAATTCGTCCCCAGGAACGTACCTTGGGAACCATTAGCTTTGCCTCCACACTTTATCTTTGCCCAATTCTAGAATTACTGCTTGCAGAGATTCCCGAACAATGGCAGGCGGAACTCCGCTTAGGTCTTCAAGAAGCATTAATAAACGCTGCGAAGCATGGGAACAAGCTTGATCCCAGTAAAACGGTTGCCGTCCGTTTCTCTGCGATCGCGGATCAATACTGGTGGACAATCACTGATCAAGGCGATGGCTTTACGCCTCCGTCATGCAATTGCCCAACAGAGTACAACGACCAGCTACCCTGCGAAGAGGGAGAGTGTGGGCGCGGATTGTTTATCTTATATCAAATTTTTGATCAAGTTCATTGGAACTCCGAAGGCACAGAGCTAAGAGTGTGCAAAAAAGTGGGTAGTCGTTCGCGGCTACCCCTTGTTTCTTAA
- a CDS encoding tetratricopeptide repeat protein gives MQLLFKPKRRGWLAIMLCVGFGTPAALMPVFAAPIAQAQQNGRTADELVNQGLQLIQRGQVPQATAAFRQATELEPNLAPAHYNLGLALRQQGQLQAAADAFHRATQADPRFALAYANLGAALLEGNNLTQAREYLQRAVELDPQLGLARYNLGLVLAQQGLVEEAIASHTQALQYSPKAPEPAYHLGLAYLQQGNLDKAKDAFRQAIKITPNYPEAHYNLGSIQFTQGDLEEALKSFRRASEANPNYGNAYYGAGLVFLRQGRYSEAQQVLQYAKSLYTAQGNAEWAASAEEQLQRARNPNAPLR, from the coding sequence ATGCAATTACTATTTAAACCCAAGCGCAGAGGTTGGCTGGCTATAATGCTGTGCGTCGGGTTCGGCACACCGGCAGCCTTAATGCCGGTGTTTGCCGCGCCAATCGCTCAAGCTCAGCAAAATGGCAGAACAGCCGATGAATTGGTTAACCAAGGGCTACAGTTAATTCAGCGTGGCCAAGTTCCGCAAGCAACAGCCGCTTTCCGGCAGGCTACCGAATTAGAGCCAAACTTGGCACCGGCACATTACAATTTAGGACTTGCTTTGCGGCAGCAGGGACAGCTACAAGCCGCTGCCGATGCCTTTCACAGAGCAACGCAAGCCGATCCCCGCTTTGCCCTCGCCTACGCAAATTTAGGGGCAGCGCTTTTAGAAGGCAACAACCTTACCCAAGCGCGAGAATACTTGCAACGCGCAGTTGAACTTGATCCCCAACTCGGTTTAGCCCGCTATAACCTCGGTTTGGTGCTAGCGCAGCAAGGCTTAGTAGAAGAAGCCATTGCCTCCCATACACAGGCGCTCCAGTACAGCCCCAAAGCACCAGAGCCGGCTTACCATTTGGGCTTAGCTTATCTGCAACAAGGCAACCTCGATAAAGCCAAAGACGCTTTTCGCCAAGCGATTAAAATCACCCCTAATTACCCAGAAGCCCACTACAATCTCGGCTCCATCCAATTCACCCAAGGTGATTTAGAAGAAGCCCTCAAATCCTTCCGCCGCGCCTCGGAAGCCAACCCTAACTATGGCAATGCCTATTATGGTGCTGGGCTGGTGTTTCTGCGCCAGGGTCGCTACAGCGAGGCGCAACAAGTTCTGCAATATGCCAAAAGTCTCTATACCGCTCAAGGTAACGCTGAGTGGGCTGCCAGCGCTGAGGAGCAGTTGCAACGCGCCCGCAACCCGAATGCCCCGCTTCGCTGA
- a CDS encoding elongation factor G, which translates to MNQKVVSGLRNVAIVGPYLSGKTTLLESLLFVTGTISRKGSAKEGNTVGDSSTEARDRQMSVEVTAASTEYGDIRFTFLDCPGSVEFAQETYNALIGAGAAVVVCELDPARVLTLAPLFKFLDDWQIPHLVFINKMDRVCTDEVRCTTNFIEVLNALKSVSSRPIVPHQYPIGQGDRVVGFIDLVSEQAYHYHPGAPADPVPMPESLKEQEHAARTQMLEELANFDDHLLEKLLEEINPSQEEIIQDLKMELGADLIVPVFIGVAEQDYGVRPLLEALLREAPAPETTAERRGIMLHATEPLAQVLKTYYTPQGGKMSLVRVWQGQLTDGIVLNGVRAGGLYRMMGQQTQGLQTAGAGEVVALARMEGIKTGDTLTISGQAASELPKAEQLKPVFALAIAPERRNDEVKLTGALSKLLDEDPALAWEQHGDTHEIILWGQGEIHLKVALDRLRRKYNLPMVTHLPHVPYKETIRKPVSSVHGRYKHQSGGHGQFGDVYLDIKPVSRGEGFNFSETIVGGSVPRQYIPGVETGVREFLEHGPLGFPVVDIAVTLTNGSYHTVDSSEQAFKQAARLAMQEGMAKCEPTLLEPIASVEICAPNEFTSKMMQLISGRRGQILGYEAVSDWKGWDKVSAYLPQAEMQDLIVELRSLTMGVGFFHWQFDHLQEVPEPLAKRVLGNGNGNGKNNY; encoded by the coding sequence ATGAACCAAAAAGTTGTTTCGGGCTTGCGTAACGTCGCAATTGTTGGCCCGTATTTAAGTGGAAAAACGACATTACTCGAAAGTTTATTGTTCGTCACCGGCACGATTTCTCGTAAAGGCAGTGCCAAAGAAGGAAACACGGTTGGAGACAGTTCAACTGAGGCGCGTGACCGGCAGATGAGTGTGGAAGTAACTGCCGCGAGTACAGAATACGGTGATATTCGCTTCACGTTTCTCGACTGTCCGGGATCAGTAGAATTTGCTCAAGAAACTTATAATGCTTTAATCGGTGCCGGCGCGGCGGTTGTTGTCTGTGAACTCGATCCGGCACGGGTGCTGACTTTAGCGCCTTTGTTTAAATTCCTCGATGATTGGCAGATCCCCCACCTAGTATTCATTAATAAAATGGATCGGGTCTGTACAGACGAGGTTCGCTGCACGACCAACTTTATAGAAGTGCTGAATGCCCTTAAGTCTGTTTCTTCTCGTCCCATCGTGCCGCATCAATACCCCATTGGCCAAGGGGATCGGGTGGTCGGTTTTATCGATTTGGTCAGTGAACAGGCTTATCATTACCATCCTGGTGCGCCGGCAGATCCGGTGCCGATGCCAGAGTCTTTAAAAGAGCAGGAACACGCGGCGCGAACTCAAATGTTAGAAGAGTTGGCCAATTTTGACGATCACCTGCTGGAAAAACTGCTAGAGGAAATTAACCCGTCCCAAGAAGAAATTATCCAAGACCTGAAAATGGAATTGGGGGCAGATTTAATTGTGCCGGTGTTTATTGGCGTAGCTGAGCAAGATTATGGAGTGCGGCCACTATTAGAGGCGCTGTTGCGGGAAGCACCGGCACCGGAAACAACGGCAGAACGCCGAGGTATTATGCTCCACGCTACCGAACCTCTGGCCCAAGTGCTGAAAACGTATTACACCCCTCAAGGCGGTAAAATGTCGCTGGTGCGGGTTTGGCAGGGTCAGCTTACGGATGGAATCGTACTTAATGGCGTGCGTGCTGGCGGCCTTTACCGGATGATGGGCCAGCAAACGCAAGGTTTGCAGACAGCCGGTGCCGGCGAGGTTGTGGCGCTGGCGCGGATGGAGGGGATCAAAACCGGCGATACGTTAACCATTAGTGGGCAAGCAGCAAGTGAATTGCCCAAGGCGGAACAGTTGAAGCCGGTGTTTGCTTTGGCTATTGCCCCCGAAAGGCGCAACGATGAAGTGAAACTGACCGGCGCACTGTCCAAGTTGCTAGACGAAGATCCCGCCCTGGCTTGGGAGCAACATGGGGACACCCACGAAATTATTCTCTGGGGACAAGGCGAGATTCACCTGAAGGTTGCCCTAGATCGGCTGCGGCGTAAATATAATTTGCCAATGGTGACGCATCTGCCCCACGTTCCTTATAAGGAAACAATTCGCAAGCCGGTTTCCTCAGTACATGGGCGCTACAAGCACCAAAGCGGCGGACATGGCCAGTTTGGGGATGTTTATCTGGATATTAAGCCGGTGTCACGTGGAGAGGGCTTTAATTTCAGTGAGACAATTGTGGGTGGTTCGGTGCCGAGGCAGTATATCCCCGGCGTAGAAACCGGCGTGCGGGAATTTTTGGAACATGGCCCACTAGGATTTCCGGTAGTGGATATTGCGGTGACCCTCACGAATGGGTCTTACCACACGGTGGACAGTTCAGAACAGGCGTTTAAGCAAGCGGCACGTCTGGCGATGCAAGAGGGGATGGCCAAATGTGAGCCAACGCTGCTGGAACCTATAGCTTCGGTTGAGATTTGTGCGCCGAATGAGTTTACTTCTAAGATGATGCAGCTAATTAGCGGGCGTCGTGGCCAAATTTTAGGCTATGAGGCGGTATCTGATTGGAAGGGGTGGGATAAGGTTTCGGCTTATTTGCCGCAGGCAGAAATGCAAGATTTAATCGTGGAGTTGCGTTCCCTAACGATGGGAGTTGGTTTCTTCCACTGGCAGTTCGATCACTTGCAAGAGGTGCCAGAACCTTTGGCGAAGCGGGTGCTCGGTAACGGCAATGGCAATGGTAAGAACAATTACTAA
- a CDS encoding Uma2 family endonuclease, with protein sequence MLTEKQSSISEEIIYPDSDGELMADNTKQFELIVYIKENLESLFANEPNVFVAGDLLWYPVQGDNKLRQAPDVMVALGRPKGHRGSYKQWEENNISPQVAFEIWSPGNRPSQMAKKFDFYERYGVEEYYIYDPDTADLTGWQRHNDKLKLIDDMSDWVSPRLGVRFELSQDILVIYRPDGQPFLNFIELDRQRQEAENRAYQAENRAQQAETQLEEERRRAQALEARLQEMGVDPNQL encoded by the coding sequence ATGCTTACCGAAAAGCAATCTTCTATCTCAGAAGAGATCATCTACCCCGACAGCGACGGCGAATTAATGGCAGACAATACCAAACAATTTGAATTAATTGTATATATCAAAGAAAATTTAGAATCGCTGTTTGCCAATGAACCCAATGTATTCGTTGCCGGCGATCTTTTATGGTATCCCGTCCAAGGTGATAATAAACTCCGCCAAGCACCCGATGTTATGGTTGCTTTAGGCCGGCCAAAAGGACACCGGGGTTCCTATAAACAATGGGAAGAAAACAACATTTCTCCCCAAGTCGCCTTTGAAATTTGGTCGCCGGGAAACCGGCCCTCTCAAATGGCCAAAAAATTCGACTTTTACGAACGCTACGGGGTTGAAGAATACTATATCTATGACCCCGATACAGCAGACTTAACCGGCTGGCAGCGCCACAACGATAAATTAAAATTAATTGACGACATGAGCGATTGGGTCAGTCCCAGACTCGGTGTGCGCTTTGAGCTATCGCAAGATATCCTGGTAATCTATCGCCCAGATGGTCAGCCATTTCTCAACTTTATAGAACTTGACCGACAGCGACAAGAGGCAGAAAACCGCGCATACCAAGCAGAAAACCGCGCTCAACAGGCAGAAACCCAGCTAGAAGAAGAACGCCGGCGAGCACAAGCCTTAGAAGCACGACTGCAGGAAATGGGCGTTGATCCCAACCAATTGTAA